From Perognathus longimembris pacificus isolate PPM17 chromosome 22, ASM2315922v1, whole genome shotgun sequence, one genomic window encodes:
- the LOC125339877 gene encoding LOW QUALITY PROTEIN: cytochrome b-c1 complex subunit 2, mitochondrial-like (The sequence of the model RefSeq protein was modified relative to this genomic sequence to represent the inferred CDS: inserted 1 base in 1 codon), producing MKLLTRTGSFSRFDSLNVAPKVKAAGPPGTPLQPQDLEFTKLPNGLGIASLENHAPVSRIGFFIKASSRNEDFSNLGTSPLLRLASNLTTKGASSFKITRGIEAVRGKSRVAATRENMAFSGECLRDDMQIRMDFLLNVTTAPEFCRWEVAALQPQLKIKKAVAFQNPQAPVMENLHAAAYRNALANSLYCXYGIGKVTSEELPFFVQNHFTSARMALIGIAVSHPILKQVAEQFLNMRGGLGLSIPKAKYLGGETGEQNGHSLVHAAIVAGSAAEGSKEANAFGVLQHVLGAGPHVKRGSNSTSLLHQAIAKGSQQPFDVSASNASYCDSGLLGIYTITQAAAAGDVIKTAYNQVNAVSQGKRSSTDVQTAKRKLKVVYLMSVESSEGALDEVGSQALIAGSYMPPPAVLQQIDSVTDSGVINAAKKFISGKKSMAASGNLCTTPFLDEL from the exons GGCTGGCCCTCCAGGAACACCTCTACAGCCTCAGGACCTGGAGTTCACCAAGTTACCAAATGGTTTGGGGATCGCTTCTCTGGAAAACCATGCTCCTGTCTCAAGAATTGGTTTCTTCATTAAAGCCAGCAGTAGAAATGAGGACTTCAGCAACCTGGGAACCTCACCTTTGCTTCGTCTTGCATCTAATTTGACTACAAAAGGAGCTTCCTCTTTCAAGATAACCCGTGGCATTGAAGCAGTCCGTGGTAAATCACGTGTGGCTGCGACCAGAGAAAACATGGCATTCAGTGGGGAGTGCTTGCGGGATGATATGCAGATTCGAATGGATTTCCTGCTCAATGTCACCACTGCACCTGAGTTCTGTCGTTGGGAAGTAGCTGCTCTTCAGCCTCAGCTAAAGATCAAAAAAGCTGTGGCTTTTCAGAATCCACAGGCTCCTGTCATGGAGAATTTGCATGCTGCTGCTTACAGGAATGCCTTAGCTAATTCCTTGTATT CCTATGGGATTGGAAAAGTGACATCAGAGGAGTTGCCTTTCTTTGTTCAGAACCATTTTACAAGTGCAAGAATGGCTTTGATTGGAATTGCTGTGAGCCATCCTATCCTAAAGCAAGTTGCTGAACAATTTCTGAACATGAGAGGTGGGCTTGGCTTGTCTATTCCCAAAGCCAAATACCTTGGAGGTGAAACTGGAGAGCAGAATGGACACAGCCTTGTCCACGCTGCGATTGTAGCAGGAAGTGCGGCCGAAGGCAGTAAGGAAGCAAATGCTTTTGGTGTGCTCCAGCATGTCCTGGGTGCAGGGCCGCATGTCAAGAGGGGCAGCAACAGCACCAGTCTCCTCCACCAGGCCATTGCCAAAGGAAGTCAGCAGCCCTTTGATGTTTCTGCTTCTAATGCCAGTTACTGCGATTCTGGACTCCTTGGAATTTACACTATCACCCAGGCTGCAGCTGCTGGGGATGTCATCAAAACTGCCTACAACCAAGTGAACGCAGTTTCTCAAGGCAAGCGTTCCAGCACAGATGTCCAGACTGCCAAGAGGAAGCTGAAAGTTGTATACCTCATGTCAGTAGAGTCTTCTGAGGGTGCCCTGGATGAAGTTGGGTCTCAGGCTCTCATCGCTGGTTCTTACATGCCACCACCTGCTGTGCTTCAGCAAATTGACTCTGTCACTGATTCGGGTGTCATAAATGCTGCGAAGAAGTTTATTTCTGGCAAGAAGTCAATGGCAGCAAGTGGAAATTTGTGCACTACCCCTTTTCTTGACGAGTTGTGA
- the LOC125339954 gene encoding LOW QUALITY PROTEIN: cytochrome b-c1 complex subunit 2, mitochondrial-like (The sequence of the model RefSeq protein was modified relative to this genomic sequence to represent the inferred CDS: inserted 1 base in 1 codon; substituted 1 base at 1 genomic stop codon), whose translation MADTDDLKSQRKREYPTNDIPTRAHSAASYKREALATLMSGTETPKKPAPQAVTGRQRGRAGLHAGLHAGLHAGSDRNNQPSTTATERNPKPPTRTSPRPALERVAIVNTLLWELSQALRAPKITSSSLHDTKIFLKLKVDHALFKKRQVDTLGSSCLAVADKRLQAPSSLLLAAVTVGHCDLNHEVVNHNRSFSRFDSLMVVPKVKAAAGPPGTPLQPQDLEFTKLPNGLGIASLENHAPVSRIGLYIKASSRNEDFSNLGTSPLLRLASNLTTKGASSFKITRGIGAVRGKSRVAATRENMAFSVECLRDDMQIRMDFLLNVTTAPEFCRWEVAALQPQLKIDKAVAFQNPQAPVMENLHAVAYRNALANSLYCXYGIGKVTSEELHFFVQNHFTSARMALIGIVVSHPILKQVAEQFLNMRGGLGLSIPKAKYLGGETPEQNGHSRVHAAIVAGSAAEGSKEANAFGVLQHVLGAGPHVKRGSNSTSLLHQAIAKGSQQPFDVSASNASYCDSGLLGIYTITQAAAAGDVIKTAYNQVNAVSQGKRSSTDVQTAKRKLKVAYLMSVESSEGVLDEVGSQALITGSXMPPPAVLQQIDSVTGSDVINAAKKFISGKKSMAASGNLCTTPIIDEL comes from the exons ATGGCTgacacggacgacctgaaatcacagagaaagcgtgagtaccccacaaatgATATTCCCACTCGCGCCCACAgtgcagcttct TACAAGCGAGAGGCGTTAGCCACTTTGATGTCAGGAACTGAGACGCCCAAGAAGCCTGCGCCTCAGGCCGTTACCGGAAGGCAGAGGGGCCGCGCGGGCCTCCACGCGGGCCTCCACGCGGGCCTCCACGCGG GTTCCGACAGAAACAACCAGCCATCCACCACAGCCACAGAACGCAACCCCAAACCCCCCACAAGAACATCCCCCCGCCCCGCACTGGAGCGCGTGGCAATCGTGAATACACTGCTGTGGGAACTGTCTCAGGCCTTACGAGCTCCTAAGATCACATCAAGCTCACTACATGACACTAAGATTTTCTTAA AACTGAAGGTGGACCATGCTCTTTTCAAGAAAAGGCAAGTTGATACACTTGGCAGTTCTTGCTTAGCTGTAGCAG ataagagactgcaGGCACCATCTTCCTTGCTCCTGGCAGCAGTGACGGTGGGTCACTGCGATTTGAACCATGAAGTTGTTAACCACAACCGTTCCTTCTCGAGATTTGATTCCCTCATGGTTGTCCCCAAAGTGAAAGCGGCGGCTGGCCCTCCAGGAACACCTCTACAGCCTCAGGACCTGGAGTTCACCAAGTTACCAAATGGTTTGGGGATCGCTTCTCTGGAAAATCATGCTCCTGTCTCAAGAATTGGTTTGTACATTAAAGCCAGCAGTAGAAATGAGGACTTCAGCAACCTGGGAACCTCTCCTTTGCTTCGTCTTGCATCTAATTTGACTACAAAAGGAGCTTCCTCTTTCAAGATAACCCGTGGCATTGGAGCAGTCCGTGGTAAATCACGTGTGGCTGCGACCAGAGAAAACATGGCATTCAGTGTGGAGTGCTTGCGGGATGATATGCAGATTCGAATGGATTTCCTGCTCAATGTCACCACTGCACCTGAGTTCTGTCGTTGGGAAGTAGCTGCTCTTCAGCCTCAGCTAAAGATCGACAAAGCTGTGGCTTTTCAGAATCCACAGGCTCCTGTCATGGAGAATTTGCATGCTGTTGCTTACAGGAATGCCTTAGCTAATTCCCTGTATT CCTATGGGATTGGAAAAGTGACATCAGAGGAGTTGCATTTCTTTGTTCAGAACCATTTTACAAGTGCAAGAATGGCTTTGATTGGAATTGTTGTGAGCCATCCTATCCTAAAGCAAGTTGCTGAACAATTTCTGAACATGAGAGGTGGGCTTGGCTTGTCTATTCCCAAAGCCAAATACCTTGGAGGTGAAACTCCAGAGCAGAATGGACACAGCCGTGTCCACGCTGCCATTGTAGCAGGAAGTGCGGCCGAAGGCAGTAAGGAAGCAAATGCTTTTGGTGTGCTCCAGCATGTCCTGGGTGCAGGGCCGCATGTCAAGAGGGGCAGCAACAGCACCAGTCTCCTCCACCAGGCCATTGCCAAAGGAAGTCAGCAGCCCTTTGATGTTTCTGCTTCTAATGCCAGTTACTGCGATTCTGGACTCCTTGGAATTTACACTATCACCCAGGCTGCAGCTGCTGGGGATGTCATCAAAACTGCCTACAACCAAGTGAACGCAGTTTCTCAAGGCAAGCGTTCCAGCACAGATGTCCAGACTGCCAAGAGGAAGCTGAAAGTTGCATACCTCATGTCAGTAGAGTCTTCTGAGGGTGTCCTGGATGAAGTTGGGTCTCAGGCTCTCATCACTGGTTCTTAGATGCCACCACCTGCTGTGCTTCAGCAAATTGACTCTGTCACTGGTTCGGATGTCATAAATGCTGCGAAGAAGTTTATTTCTGGCAAGAAGTCAATGGCAGCAAGTGGAAATTTGTGCACTACCCCTATTATTGATGAGTTGTGA